From Vitis vinifera cultivar Pinot Noir 40024 chromosome 5, ASM3070453v1, the proteins below share one genomic window:
- the LOC100260126 gene encoding galactinol synthase 2 has product MDVTTDRAYVTFLAGNGDYVKGVVGLAKGLRKVRSLYPLVVPVLPDVPEEHRQILKSQGCIVREIEPVYPPENQTQFSMAYYVINYSKLRIWEFVEYSKMIYLDGDIQVFENIDHLFDSQDGHFYAVKDCFCEQTWSHSTQYKIGYCQQCPNKVEWKAELGPPPPLYFNAGMFVFEPSLSTYSNLLDTLKVTPPTSFAEQDFLNMFFRDVYVPIPSEYNLVLAMLWRHPENVDLTKAKVVHYCAAGSKPWRFTGKEENMEREDIKELVRKWWEIYEDETLDYKTSLKDHDDEKPSQDALLTAMCEAGLVPIRPAPRAA; this is encoded by the exons ATGGATGTAACTACTGATAGAGCATACGTCACTTTCTTAGCTGGAAATGGCGACTATGTGAAGGGAGTGGTGGGGTTGGCAAAGGGTTTGAGGAAGGTCCGGAGCCTGTACCCACTAGTGGTGCCTGTTCTGCCTGATGTGCCGGAGGAGCACCGCCAGATTCTGAAGTCACAAGGGTGTATTGTGAGGGAGATTGAGCCTGTGTACCCGCCGGAGAACCAGACCCAGTTTTCCATGGCTTATTACGTCATCAACTACTCAAAGCTTCGTATTTGGGAA TTCGTGGAGTACAGCAAGATGATATACTTGGATGGAGACATACAAGTATTCGAAAACATCGACCACCTCTTTGACTCACAAGACGGCCATTTCTATGCTGTGAAGGACTGTTTTTGTGAGCAGACATGGAGTCATTCCACCCAGTACAAAATTGGCTACTGTCAGCAGTGCCCGAACAAGGTGGAGTGGAAGGCCGAGCTTGGCCCTCCACCGCCGCTCTACTTCAACGCCGGCATGTTCGTCTTCGAGCCCAGTCTCTCTACCTACTCTAATCTCCTCGACACTCTCAAAGTCACCCCTCCTACTTCATTTGCCGAGCAG GACTTTCTGAACATGTTTTTCAGAGACGTCTACGTTCCAATCCCTTCTGAATACAACCTTGTGTTGGCCATGCTGTGGCGGCACCCCGAAAATGTGGACCTCACCAAAGCCAAAGTGGTTCACTATTGTGCGGCG GGATCGAAGCCGTGGAGGTTCACAGGGAAGGAGGAAAACATGGAGAGAGAAGATATAAAGGAGTTGGTGAGGAAATGGTGGGAAATATATGAAGATGAGACATTGGATTATAAGACAAGCTTGAAGGATCATGATGACGAGAAGCCAAGCCAGGATGCGCTTCTTACCGCAATGTGTGAAGCTGGGCTTGTGCCCATCAGGCCCGCTCCTCGAGCTGCATAG